A DNA window from Brassica napus cultivar Da-Ae chromosome A4, Da-Ae, whole genome shotgun sequence contains the following coding sequences:
- the LOC125608008 gene encoding lysosomal Pro-X carboxypeptidase-like codes for MQKLIFYKHKTKAHFLLVFELLLFCARERKKNMSACLCLLFLFFTIFAEATYPPGGFHHLSSLRQNKKTSKSKSESPFETRYFPQNLDHFSFRPESYKVFQQKYLINRRFWRKGGPIFVYTGNEGDIDWFASNTGFMSDIAPKFRALLVFIEHRFYGESTPFGKKSHKTAETLGYLSSQQALADYAILIRSLKQNLSSEASPVVVFGGSYGGMLAAWFRLKYPHIAIGALASSAPILHFDNIVPLASFYDAISQDFKDASVNCFKVIKRSWEELDAVSTMKHGLPELSKKFRTCKGLHSIYSARDWLMEAFVYTAMVNYATAANFMAPLPGYPVEQMCKIIDGFPRGSSNLDRAFAAASLYYNYSGSEKCFELEQPTDDHGLDGWGYQACTEMVMPMSCSNQSMFPPYENDYEAFEEQCMSKYGVKPRPHWITTEFGGKKIETVLKRFGSNIIFSNGMQDPWSRGGVLKNISSSIIALVTKKGAHHADLRAATKGDPEWLKEQRRQEVAIIEKWISEYYRDLKEEE; via the exons AtgcaaaaactaattttttataagcATAAGACCAAAGCCCACTTCTTGCTTGTATTTGAGTTACTCTTGTTTTGTgcgagagagagaaaaaaaaacatgtctgCTTGTTTGTGTCTACTGTTCCTGTTCTTCACTATTTTTGCAGAAGCAACTTATCCTCCAGGAGGTTTCCACCATCTTTCTTCTCTAAGACAAAACAAGAAGACCTCCAAGTCAAAATCAGAGTCGCCTTTTGAGACTCGCTACTTCCCTCAGAATCTTGACCACTTCAGTTTCAGACCAGAGAGCTACAAAGTCTTCCAGCAGAAGTACCTCATCAACCGACGTTTCTGGCGCAAAGGTGGCCCCATCTTTGTCTACACCGGAAATGAAGGAGACATCGACTGGTTTGCTTCCAACACCGGTTTCATGTCAGATATTGCACCCAAGTTCAGGGCTCTTCTTGTCTTCATTGAG CACCGGTTCTATGGAGAGTCGACACCATTTGGTAAGAAGTCGCATAAGACGGCTGAGACATTGGGTTACTTGAGCTCTCAGCAGGCGTTGGCTGATTATGCAATCCTGATAAGAAGCTTGAAGCAGAATCTATCATCTGAGGCCTCACCCGTGGTTGTCTTTGGTGGCTCTTATGGTGGAA TGCTTGCAGCGTGGTTCAGGCTCAAGTATCCCCACATAGCAATCGGAGCATTAGCATCCTCTGCTCCAATTCTTCATTTCGATAACATCGTGCCATTGGCCAGCTTCTATGATGCCATTTCTCAGGATTTCAAG GATGCTAGTGTTAATTGTTTCAAAGTCATCAAGAGAAGCTGGGAAGAGCTAGATGCAGTTTCCACCATGAAACATGGCTTGCCAGAACTCAGCAAAAAGTTCAGAACTTGCAA AGGCCTTCATTCAATATATTCAGCAAGAGATTGGTTGATGGAAGCGTTTGTGTATACAGCCATGGTTAATTATGCGACCGCAGCTAATTTCATGGCTCCACTGCCTGGTTATCCAGTTGAGCAG ATGTGTAAGATAATAGATGGGTTCCCTCGAGGATCAAGTAATCTTGACCGTGCTTTCGCTGCTGCAAGCTTATACTACAACTACTCGGGTTCAGAGAAATGCTTTGAGCttgaacaaccaactgatgatcATGGTCTTGACGGTTGGGGTTATCAG GCGTGTACGGAGATGGTGATGCCAATGAGCTGCTCGAACCAGAGCATGTTCCCACCGTACGAAAATGACTATGAGGCATTTGAAGAACAATGCATGAGTAAATACGGGGTCAAGCCTCGGCCACATTGGATCACCACAGAGTTTGGTGGgaag AAAATAGAGACAGTGTTGAAGAGGTTTGGAAGCAACATCATATTCTCCAATGGAATGCAGGATCCTTGGAGCCGTGGAGG GGTACTGAAGAACATTTCTAGCAGCATTATCGCGCTTGTGACCAAGAAAG GTGCGCACCATGCTGATCTCAGGGCAGCTACGAAAGGAGACCCGGAATGGCTGAAAGAGCAGAGGAGGCAAGAGGTGGCCATTATAGAGAAATGGATCAGTGAGTATTACAGAGATTTGAAAGAAGAAGAGTAA
- the LOC125608199 gene encoding uncharacterized protein LOC125608199 — protein MTSGLDKSLKRKNDKWLKDVKSLMLDTDKLKNCGSDDPKFKLQKGDGEAVCGQFQKSIVIITRILHWPKLTGLLHSTKKEADKCNAATEICESAREIESSSIVSQREEGYFFGAWKGE, from the exons ATGACCAGCGGCTTAGACAAAAGCCTTAAACGGAAAAACGACAAATGGCTTAAAGACGTCAAGTCACTTATGCTCGATACAGATAAGCTTAAAA ATTGTGGAAGTGATGATCCTAAGTTCAAACTTCAAAAAGGAGATGGAGAAGCAGTTTGTGGGCAGTTTCAGAAGAGCATAGTCATCATCACACGAATTTTACATTGGCCGAAACTAACAGGATTGCTTCACAGTACCAAAAAGGAGGCTGATAAGTGTAACGCTGCAACAGAAATTTGCGAGTCAGCTAGGGAGATAGAGAGCTCAAGCATTGTTTCTCAAAGAGAAGAAGGTTACTTCTTTGGGGCTTGGAAAGGTGAGTAA
- the LOC106449862 gene encoding alpha/beta hydrolase domain-containing protein 17C, whose protein sequence is MGNMTSNVAAKLAFFPPSPATYGVSKDEETGKLMFTGVTPEKSMDVHQITTKSGNKVVATFWKDPFARFTLIYSHGNAADLGQMVELFIELRAHLRVNVMSYDYSGYGASTGKPSEVNTYHDIEAVYNCLRSEYGIKQEEMVLYGQSVGSGPTLYLASRLKRLRGVVLHSAILSGIRVLYPVKMTFWFDIYKNIERIRHVTCPVLVIHGTKDEVVNMSHGKRLWELSKDKYDPLWVKGGGHCNLESYPEYIKHLRKFITAMEKLALNNPPTKQADDEPSITKTKHHCCLRFRKK, encoded by the exons ATGGGTAATATGACGTCAAATGTAGCTGCAAAATTAGCTTTCTTTCCACCGTCACCGGCTACGTACGGCGTAAGTAAAGACGAGGAGACAGGAAAGCTCATGTTCACCGGAGTCACGCCGGAAAAAAGCATGGACGTCCATCAAATTACCACTAAATCAGGCAACAAAGTTGTGGCTACGTTTTGGAAAGACCCATTTGCAAGATTCACTCTTATTTATTCCCATGGCAATGCTGCGGATCTCGGCCAAATGGTCGAGCTCTTCATCGAGCTCCGAGCTCATCTCCGTGTCAACGTTATGAg CTATGACTATTCAGGCTATGGAGCTTCAACAGGCAAG ccgTCTGAGGTAAACACGTACCACGATATTGAGGCTGTCTACAATTGCTTGAGGAGCGAGTACGGAATCAAGCAAGAGGAGATGGTATTGTACGGTCAGTCCGTTGGAAGCGGACCGACGTTGTACTTAGCGTCTCGATTGAAGAGACTAAGAGGGGTTGTTCTACATAGCGCAATTCTCTCTGGCATTAGAGTTTTGTATCCTGTCAAAATGACATTCTGGTTCGACATATACAAA AACATTGAAAGGATACGCCATGTGACATGCCCTGTTCTTGTCATACAT GGAACAAAAGATGAGGTTGTGAACATGTCGCATGGGAAGAGATTGTGGGAGCTTTCAAAGGATAAATACGATCCATTGTGGGTTAAAGGAGGAGGGCATTGCAACTTGGAATCATACCCTGAGTACATAAAGCACCTGCGCAAGTTCATAACCGCAATGGAGAAACTAGCTCTCAACAATCCCCCAACTAAACAAGCAGACGACGAGCCAAGCATTACCAAAACTAAGCACCATTGTTGCTTAAGATTCAGGAAAAAGTAG
- the LOC125608007 gene encoding calmodulin-binding protein 60 E-like isoform X1 — MESSMNKRGYECSQEDADNLAESKRQKVPALASVIVEAVKVDSLQRLCSSLEPLFRRIVSEEVERALSKLGNSKLTSRSPEPKRIQGRDGRNLQLQFKTRMPPHLFTGGKVEGERGSAIHVVLIDANTGNVVQTGEESASKLNVVVLEGDFNDEDDEDWTREHFESFEVKEREGKRPILTGDTQVVLKEGVGTLGDLTFTDNSSWIRSRKFRLGVKAAPGYGDGFHIREAKTEPFAVKDHRGELYKKHYPPALHDEVWRLDRIAKDGVLHKKLLKANIVTVEDFLRLLVKDPQKLRNLLGSGMSNRMWENTMEHAKTCVLGGKLYVFYTDQTHATGVVFNHIYEFRGLIANGQFLSLESLNHDQKISADILVKIAYENWHKAVEYDGKLLNCLPVAEKEIKGLPEPKMVTAPTAQNHQQLHNQNNRQAVQCHQNVIPYSPLPQPIEYPQFVQQHCSQLLPSLPSNVQEYNSRPMESSNAYNGEDWCRPRAGQGLEDIFSEEIRLRSSEMLETDDMQRLLKTFGIGMNTMGTTQGGFGQTDESCYGYNMPYQAQIDNTYRRERNRGSGKAVVGWLKLKAALRWGIFIRKKAAERRPQIVEIE, encoded by the exons atggaAAGTTCCATGAACAAGCGTGGATACGAATGCAGTCAAGAGGATGCAGACAACTTGGCAGAATCGAAGAGACAAAAAGTGCCTGCTTTGGCAAG TGTTATTGTGGAAGCTGTCAAGGTAGATAGTCTGCAGAGGCTTTGCTCGTCTTTGGAGCCATTGTTTCGCAGAATC GTTAGCGAAGAGGTTGAGCGAGCCTTATCAAAGTTGGGAAATTCAAAACTAACGTCCAG ATCACCAGAACCTAAGAGGATCCAAGGCCGCGATGGAAGAAACCTTCAACTTCAGTTTAAGACGCGAATGCCTCCTCACTTATTCACAGGTGGGAAAGTCGAGGGAGAGCGAGGCTCGGCCATCCATGTGGTTCTTATCGATGCAAACACTGGAAATGTAGTCCAAACAGGAGAAGAGTCCGCTTCAAAGCTCAACGTTGTAGTGTTGGAGGGAGACTTCaatgatgaggatgatgaagATTGGACCAGAGAGCACTTCGAGAGCTTTGAAGTGAAAGAGCGAGAAGGGAAACGCCCAATCTTGACCGGTGACACGCAAGTAGTGCTTAAGGAAGGTGTGGGAACTTTAGGAGACCTTACTTTTACCGACAACTCGAGTTGGATCAGGAGCCGAAAGTTTAGGCTTGGTGTTAAGGCCGCTCCAGGGTATGGTGATGGCTTTCACATTCGTGAAGCCAAAACAGAACCGTTTGCTGTCAAAGATCATAGAGGAGAAT TATACAAGAAACATTATCCACCGGCTCTACACGATGAAGTCTGGAGACTGGATAGAATAGCCAAAGACGGAGTGCTACACAAGAAGCTACTTAAAGCTAACATTGTGACAGTGGAAGACTTCCTTCGACTCCTAGTTAAGGATCCACAAAAGCTGAGAAAT TTGCTAGGGAGTGGAATGTCGAATAGAATGTGGGAGAACACTATGGAGCATGCAAAGACATGCGTGTTGGGTGGGAAGCTTTATGTGTTTTACACGGACCAGACTCACGCTACAGGCGTTGTCTTCAATCATATCTATGAGTTCCGTGGCCTTATTGCAAACGGACAGTTTTTATCTCTGGAGTCTCTTAACCATGACCAAAAG ATCTCTGCAGACATTCTGGTGAAGATAGCGTATGAAAACTGGCATAAAGCTGTTGAATACGATGGTAAGCTGTTGAATTGCTTACCAGTCGCCGAGAAGGAGATAAAAGGCTTACCAGAACCAAAAATGGTAACAGCACCAACAGCTCAGAACCATCAGCAGCTGCATAACCAGAACAATAGACAAGCCGTGCAGTGCCATCAGAATGTTATACCCTATTCTCCCCTTCCCCAGCCGATTGAATATCCTCAGTTTGTGCAGCAACATTGCAGCCAATTATTACCCTCACTACCTAGCAACGTACAAGAGTACAACAGCAGGCCAATGGAAAGTTCCAACGCATATAATGGAGAAGATTGGTGTCGACCAAGAGCCGGACAAGGTCTCGAAGACATTTTCAGCGAGGAGATCAGACTGAGGAGTTCTGAGATGCTCGAGACTGACGATATGCAGAGACTTTTGAAGACTTTTGGGATCGGTATGAACACTATGGGAACAACACAAGGCGGGTTTGGTCAGACGGATGAGTCTTGCTACGGCTACAATATGCCGTACCAAGCTCAGATCGATAACACGTACAGGAGAGAGCGTAATAGAGGGTCGGGAAAAGCTGTTGTGGGGTGGCTTAAGCTTAAAGCTGCTTTGAGATGGGGTATCTTCATACGCAAGAAAGCTGCAGAGAGGAGGCCTCAGATTGTGGAGATCGAATga
- the LOC125608009 gene encoding uncharacterized protein LOC125608009 has product MAKNVGSDESEFGSVTSSQVSFLKNCPFADPLAGVEEDTDSDGTEVLGTPMSQPVTHTPILSLSTPISLDSINDEDVFRTPPENASLSSSAAGSEPRARASELKPRRGGGGGSKSKSKSKSPSRVSASPSLTEVPPLSSPSSFAAADVRVTRSHFDSKSPSPPTVSAGDVRVPGKQPDLDSSSPESAAAIDDYEIEIPFKEVIEALLRNNGENLDERDERVSYVEILKRFGLKFP; this is encoded by the exons ATGGCGAAAAATGTTGGAAGCGACGAGAGCGAGTTCGGCAGTGTAACTTCCTCTCAGGTATCTTTCCTTAAGAACTGCCCCTTCGCCGATCCTCTCGCCGGAGTGGAAGAAGACACTGACTCGGACGGCACGGAGGTTCTCGGGACCCCGATGTCGCAGCCGGTTACACATACTCCGATCCTCTCGCTTTCGACTCCGATCAGCCTCGATTCAATCAACGATGAGGACGTGTTCCGTACTCCTCCCGAGAACGCGTCTCTCTCCTCCTCCGCAGCCGGATCCGAGCCCAGAGCTAGGGCTTCGGAGCTCAAACCTcgacgaggaggaggaggaggttcgAAATCGAAATCGAAATCGAA ATCTCCGTCGCGTGTTTCTGCTTCACCGTCTCTCACGGAGGTGCCGCCTCTTTCTTCTCCGTCATCTTTCGCGGCCGCCGATGTTAGGGTTACAAGAAGCCATTTCGATTCCAAATCGCCTTCTCCCCCGACTGTTTCCGCCGGCGATGTTAGGGTTCCGGGAAAGCAGCCGGATCTCGATTCTTCTTCTCCTGAGTCTGCAGCTGCAATTGATGATTATGAAATTGAGATTCCATTCAAAGAAGTTATCGAAGCTCTTCTTCGTAACAATGGAGAGAATCTCGACGAAAGAGATGAAAGAGTTAGCTACGTTGAGATCCTCAAACGATTTGGCCTTAAGTTTCCCTAA
- the LOC125608007 gene encoding calmodulin-binding protein 60 E-like isoform X2 encodes MNKRGYECSQEDADNLAESKRQKVPALASVIVEAVKVDSLQRLCSSLEPLFRRIVSEEVERALSKLGNSKLTSRSPEPKRIQGRDGRNLQLQFKTRMPPHLFTGGKVEGERGSAIHVVLIDANTGNVVQTGEESASKLNVVVLEGDFNDEDDEDWTREHFESFEVKEREGKRPILTGDTQVVLKEGVGTLGDLTFTDNSSWIRSRKFRLGVKAAPGYGDGFHIREAKTEPFAVKDHRGELYKKHYPPALHDEVWRLDRIAKDGVLHKKLLKANIVTVEDFLRLLVKDPQKLRNLLGSGMSNRMWENTMEHAKTCVLGGKLYVFYTDQTHATGVVFNHIYEFRGLIANGQFLSLESLNHDQKISADILVKIAYENWHKAVEYDGKLLNCLPVAEKEIKGLPEPKMVTAPTAQNHQQLHNQNNRQAVQCHQNVIPYSPLPQPIEYPQFVQQHCSQLLPSLPSNVQEYNSRPMESSNAYNGEDWCRPRAGQGLEDIFSEEIRLRSSEMLETDDMQRLLKTFGIGMNTMGTTQGGFGQTDESCYGYNMPYQAQIDNTYRRERNRGSGKAVVGWLKLKAALRWGIFIRKKAAERRPQIVEIE; translated from the exons ATGAACAAGCGTGGATACGAATGCAGTCAAGAGGATGCAGACAACTTGGCAGAATCGAAGAGACAAAAAGTGCCTGCTTTGGCAAG TGTTATTGTGGAAGCTGTCAAGGTAGATAGTCTGCAGAGGCTTTGCTCGTCTTTGGAGCCATTGTTTCGCAGAATC GTTAGCGAAGAGGTTGAGCGAGCCTTATCAAAGTTGGGAAATTCAAAACTAACGTCCAG ATCACCAGAACCTAAGAGGATCCAAGGCCGCGATGGAAGAAACCTTCAACTTCAGTTTAAGACGCGAATGCCTCCTCACTTATTCACAGGTGGGAAAGTCGAGGGAGAGCGAGGCTCGGCCATCCATGTGGTTCTTATCGATGCAAACACTGGAAATGTAGTCCAAACAGGAGAAGAGTCCGCTTCAAAGCTCAACGTTGTAGTGTTGGAGGGAGACTTCaatgatgaggatgatgaagATTGGACCAGAGAGCACTTCGAGAGCTTTGAAGTGAAAGAGCGAGAAGGGAAACGCCCAATCTTGACCGGTGACACGCAAGTAGTGCTTAAGGAAGGTGTGGGAACTTTAGGAGACCTTACTTTTACCGACAACTCGAGTTGGATCAGGAGCCGAAAGTTTAGGCTTGGTGTTAAGGCCGCTCCAGGGTATGGTGATGGCTTTCACATTCGTGAAGCCAAAACAGAACCGTTTGCTGTCAAAGATCATAGAGGAGAAT TATACAAGAAACATTATCCACCGGCTCTACACGATGAAGTCTGGAGACTGGATAGAATAGCCAAAGACGGAGTGCTACACAAGAAGCTACTTAAAGCTAACATTGTGACAGTGGAAGACTTCCTTCGACTCCTAGTTAAGGATCCACAAAAGCTGAGAAAT TTGCTAGGGAGTGGAATGTCGAATAGAATGTGGGAGAACACTATGGAGCATGCAAAGACATGCGTGTTGGGTGGGAAGCTTTATGTGTTTTACACGGACCAGACTCACGCTACAGGCGTTGTCTTCAATCATATCTATGAGTTCCGTGGCCTTATTGCAAACGGACAGTTTTTATCTCTGGAGTCTCTTAACCATGACCAAAAG ATCTCTGCAGACATTCTGGTGAAGATAGCGTATGAAAACTGGCATAAAGCTGTTGAATACGATGGTAAGCTGTTGAATTGCTTACCAGTCGCCGAGAAGGAGATAAAAGGCTTACCAGAACCAAAAATGGTAACAGCACCAACAGCTCAGAACCATCAGCAGCTGCATAACCAGAACAATAGACAAGCCGTGCAGTGCCATCAGAATGTTATACCCTATTCTCCCCTTCCCCAGCCGATTGAATATCCTCAGTTTGTGCAGCAACATTGCAGCCAATTATTACCCTCACTACCTAGCAACGTACAAGAGTACAACAGCAGGCCAATGGAAAGTTCCAACGCATATAATGGAGAAGATTGGTGTCGACCAAGAGCCGGACAAGGTCTCGAAGACATTTTCAGCGAGGAGATCAGACTGAGGAGTTCTGAGATGCTCGAGACTGACGATATGCAGAGACTTTTGAAGACTTTTGGGATCGGTATGAACACTATGGGAACAACACAAGGCGGGTTTGGTCAGACGGATGAGTCTTGCTACGGCTACAATATGCCGTACCAAGCTCAGATCGATAACACGTACAGGAGAGAGCGTAATAGAGGGTCGGGAAAAGCTGTTGTGGGGTGGCTTAAGCTTAAAGCTGCTTTGAGATGGGGTATCTTCATACGCAAGAAAGCTGCAGAGAGGAGGCCTCAGATTGTGGAGATCGAATga
- the LOC106446528 gene encoding NADP-dependent glyceraldehyde-3-phosphate dehydrogenase, translating to MAGTGIFTEILDGEVYKYYSDGEWRTSSSGKSVAIVNPATRKTQYKVQACTQEEVNKVMEMAKSAQKSWAKTPLWKRAELLHKAAAILKDNKAPIAESLVKEIAKPAKDSVTEVVRSGDLISYCAEEGVRILGEGKFLLSDSFPGNERTKYCLTSKIPLGVVLAIPPFNYPVNLAVSKIAPALIAGNSLVLKPPTQGAVSCLHMVHCFHLAGFPKGLISCITGKGSEIGDFLTMHPAVNCISFTGGDTGISISKKAGMIPLQMELGGKDACIVLEDADLDLVASNIIKGGFSYSGQRCTAVKVVLVMESVADELVEKVKAKVAKLTVGPPEENCDITAVVSESSANFIEGLVMDAKEKGATFCQEYKREGNLIWPLLLDNVRPDMRIAWEEPFGPVLPVLRISSVEEGINHCNASNFGLQGCVFTKDINKAMLISDAMETGTVQINSAPARGPDHFPFQGLKDSGIGSQGVTNSINLMTKVKTTVINLPTPSYSMG from the exons ATGGCTGGGACTGGAATTTTCACAGAGATTCTAGACGGAGAAGTCTACAAGTACTACTCTGATGGAGAGTGGAGAACTTCTTCCTCCGGTAAAAGTGTGGCCATCGTTAACCCTGCCACGAGGAAGACACAGTACAAGGTTCAAG CATGCACGCAAGAAGAAGTGAACAAGGTGATGGAGATGGCTAAATCTGCTCAGAAGTCATGGGCAAAGACTCCTCTTTGGAAAAGAGCTGAGCTTCTTCACAAAGCTGCTGCGATCCTCAAGGACAACAAAGCTCCCATTGCTGAGTCTCTTGTCAAGGAAATTGCTAAACCAGCCAAAGATTCTGTCACTGAG GTTGTGAGGTCTGGAGATTTGATCTCTTATTGTGCTGAAGAAGGTGTTAGGATCTTAGGTGAAGGGAAGTTTCTGCTCTCTGATAGCTTCCCTGGTAATGAACGTACCAAGTACTGCCTCACTTCCAAG ATCCCTCTCGGTGTGGTTTTGGCTATTCCTCCATTCAACTATCCTGTCAATCTCGCTGTATCGAAGATTGCTCCTGCTTTGATAGCTGGAAACTCCCTTGTCCTGAAACCTCCAACTCAA GGAGCTGTTTCTTGCCTTCATATGGTGCATTGCTTTCACTTAGCTGGTTTCCCAAAAGGTCTCATTAGCTGCATCACAGGAAAAGGCTCTGAGATTGGCGATTTCCTCACTATGCACCCTGCTGTTAACTGCattag TTTCACTGGCGGTGATACCGGAATCTCAATCTCCAAGAAAGCTGGTATGATCCCTCTTCAGATGGAACTTGGAGGAAAAGATGCATGCATTGTCCTGGAAGATGCTGATCTTGATTTAGTCGCTTCCAATATCATCAAAGGAGGATTCTCCTACAG TGGGCAGAGATGCACTGCGGTTAAGGTAGTCTTAGTGATGGAATCAGTGGCTGATGAGCTTGTAGAGAAAGTGAAAGCTAAAGTGGCGAAACTCACGGTGGGACCGCCTGAAGAGAACTGCGATATTACAGCCGTGGTGTCGGAATCCTCGGCTAATTTCATTGAAGGATTGGTGATGGATGCTAAGGAGAAAGGAGCAACGTTCTGTCAAGAGTATAAAAGAGAAGGCAACTTGATTTGGCCGTTGCTTTTGGACAATGTCAGACCAGACATGAGGATTGCTTGGGAGGAACCTTTCGGTCCTGTCTTGCCTGTCTTGAGGATCAGTTCTGTTGAGGAAGGCATTAATCATTGCAATGCTAGTAACTTTGGCCTCCAG GGATGTGTATTCACTAAAGACATCAACAAGGCAATGCTGATCAGTGATGCAATGGAGACAGGAACGGTTCAGATTAACTCTGCGCCAGCTCGTGGACCAGACCATTTCCCTTTCCAG GGACTAAAGGACAGTGGAATAGGATCACAAGGTGTGACAAATAGCATCAATCTGATGACCAAAGTGAAGACCACTGTCATTAACTTGCCTACACCCTCATACTCTATGGGTTAG